Proteins from a genomic interval of Benincasa hispida cultivar B227 chromosome 7, ASM972705v1, whole genome shotgun sequence:
- the LOC120081261 gene encoding 17.6 kDa class I heat shock protein 3-like: MIWPPLFCRVSSKSIEKLVEAYGNQKEREEKITRKPTKQLLCSVSSSLNPLRPNGDRASKQQTKSQIVSISITFHNPNSTTTTTMSLIPSIFGGRRSNVFDPFSLDILDPFEGFPFSTSLANIPSSASQASAFANTRIDWKETPEAHIFKADLPGIKKEEVQVEVEEGRVLQISGERSKEREEKNEKWHRIERSSGKFMRRFRLPEDAKVEEVKASMDNGVLTVTVPKLEDKKPEIKSIDISG, encoded by the coding sequence ATGATTTGGCCTCCATTATTCTGCAGAGTTTCTTCCAAATCCATCGAGAAGTTGGTAGAAGCTTATGGAAATCAGAAAGAAAGAGAGGAAAAGATCACCAGAAAACCCACGAAGCAACTCCTCTGTTCTGTTTCTTCCTCTTTAAATCCCCTCAGACCCAACGGTGACAGAGCATCGAAGCAGCAAACAAAATCCCAGATCGTATCAATATCCATCACTTTCCACAATCCTAattcaacaacaacaacaaccatgTCGCTTATTCCCAGCATTTTCGGTGGCCGCCGGAGCAACGTCTTCGATCCCTTCTCCTTAGACATTCTGGATCCATTCGAAGGCTTCCCATTTTCAACCTCATTGGCCAACATTCCTTCCTCTGCTAGTCAGGCCTCTGCTTTTGCCAACACTCGCATCGATTGGAAAGAGACCCCCGAAGCCCACATCTTCAAGGCCGATCTTCCTGGTATCAAAAAGGAAGAAGTTCAAGTAGAAGTGGAAGAAGGTAGAGTGTTGCAAATCAGTGGAGAGAGGAGCAAAGAGCGGGAGGAGAAGAACGAGAAATGGCATAGAATTGAGAGGAGTAGTGGGAAGTTTATGAGGAGATTCAGGCTGCCGGAGGATGCTAAAGTTGAGGAGGTGAAGGCAAGCATGGATAATGGAGTTCTGACGGTGACAGTGCCTAAACTAGAAGACAAGAAGCCTGAAATCAAATCAATTGACATCTCTGGTTAA